A window of the Gordonia humi genome harbors these coding sequences:
- a CDS encoding 4Fe-4S binding protein has translation MPHVVTQACCGDASCVYACPVNCIHPTPDEPDFGVAEMLYIDPSTCVDCGACVSACPVGAIVPGHRLADAAERFVDVNAAHYGIPPEDAVRFPVEKSKRLPLAPISKPRAIRGGPEVVDVAIVGSGPSAMYAADELLKQPRVRVTVFERLSQPFGLSRFGVAPDHTATRTVMNLFDEIARHPNIEIRLGTEVGRDVTLDELRSRYTAVLWAGGAPTDKPLAVPGIELAGVQSATSLVGWYNGHPDFLDAGPDLSTERVVVVGNGNVALDVARILTGDVDELAKTDISRDALAALRSSSVREVVVAGRRGPEHAAFTLPELIGLADGHARVWVDPADLAGTNADDIDDPTVAAKVSVLREISERPRPAEPFIRLTFGRTPAEIVGVGRVEGVRFVHTGTDRSETMDAGVVLTSIGYRGVPVPGLPFDDATGTVANVAGRVVDGDVPVPGVYVTGWIKRGPSGFIGTNKTDSGETVANLLADVEARTSVLS, from the coding sequence GTGCCTCACGTCGTGACCCAGGCGTGCTGCGGCGACGCCTCGTGCGTCTATGCATGCCCTGTGAACTGCATCCATCCCACCCCGGACGAGCCAGACTTCGGCGTCGCCGAGATGCTGTACATCGATCCGTCGACCTGTGTCGACTGCGGTGCATGCGTCTCGGCATGTCCGGTCGGCGCGATCGTCCCCGGCCATCGGCTGGCCGACGCCGCCGAACGGTTCGTCGACGTCAACGCCGCGCACTACGGCATTCCGCCCGAGGACGCCGTCCGGTTCCCCGTCGAGAAGTCCAAGCGTCTGCCGCTCGCGCCGATCTCCAAACCGCGCGCCATCCGCGGCGGTCCCGAGGTCGTCGACGTCGCGATCGTCGGTTCCGGACCGTCGGCGATGTACGCGGCCGACGAACTGCTCAAGCAGCCGCGCGTGCGCGTCACCGTCTTCGAACGCCTGTCGCAGCCGTTCGGCCTGTCGCGGTTCGGCGTGGCACCGGATCACACCGCCACGCGCACTGTGATGAACCTGTTCGACGAGATCGCCCGCCATCCGAACATCGAGATCCGCCTCGGCACCGAGGTCGGACGCGACGTCACGCTCGACGAACTGCGGTCCCGCTACACCGCGGTGCTGTGGGCGGGCGGCGCACCGACCGACAAGCCGCTGGCGGTGCCCGGCATCGAGCTGGCCGGCGTTCAGAGCGCCACATCGCTGGTCGGCTGGTACAACGGTCATCCCGACTTCCTCGACGCCGGTCCCGATCTCTCGACCGAGCGCGTGGTGGTCGTCGGCAACGGCAACGTCGCGCTCGACGTCGCTCGCATCCTGACCGGCGACGTCGACGAACTCGCGAAGACCGACATCTCACGCGACGCTTTGGCCGCTCTCCGGTCGTCGTCGGTGCGCGAGGTGGTCGTCGCGGGACGCCGAGGACCCGAACACGCCGCGTTCACCCTGCCCGAACTGATCGGACTCGCCGACGGCCACGCCCGCGTCTGGGTGGACCCGGCCGATCTGGCGGGGACGAACGCCGACGACATCGACGATCCGACCGTCGCCGCGAAGGTGTCCGTGCTGCGTGAGATCTCCGAGCGGCCCCGGCCCGCCGAACCGTTCATCCGGCTGACGTTCGGCCGGACGCCCGCCGAGATCGTCGGCGTCGGCCGCGTCGAGGGCGTCCGCTTCGTGCACACCGGAACCGACCGGTCCGAGACGATGGACGCGGGCGTCGTGCTGACCTCGATCGGCTACCGGGGAGTTCCCGTTCCTGGACTGCCGTTCGACGACGCGACCGGCACCGTGGCGAATGTCGCCGGTCGCGTCGTCGACGGCGACGTCCCGGTCCCGGGCGTGTATGTGACCGGGTGGATCAAGCGCGGTCCGTCCGGTTTCATCGGCACCAACAAGACCGACTCCGGCGAGACGGTGGCGAACCTCCTCGCCGACGTCGAAGCGAGGACGTCGGTACTGAGCTGA
- a CDS encoding AurF N-oxygenase family protein: MTSTQPRPHTYQPPVKQDDKLDYEQVLDDLSSASVHRNFDPYLDIAWDAPDMAVVPNDSRWILNYTVDPIGRHPWYQALPESEQIRIGMWRQANVAKVGLQFESILIRGLIQYADRLDNGDKRFRYVTHESKEECNHTLMFQELVNRIDMPTPGMRRWLRLLSPIIPLFSTLTPTVFFFGVLAGEEPIDHIQKDFLRAGRDSEMHPAMSAVMELHVAEEARHISFAHNHLRTTIPKKGRLAKFVLSLVMPLVMRVLCGAIVVPPAEFAKEFNVPREVMKEIFWESEQSRVFLSGVFGDVRMLADQCGLMNPVSRRVWKALGIDGRSSRFRSEPAYTAS; encoded by the coding sequence ATGACTTCGACGCAGCCGCGGCCGCACACCTACCAGCCGCCAGTGAAGCAGGACGACAAGCTCGACTACGAGCAGGTCCTCGACGACCTCTCGTCGGCATCGGTGCACCGGAACTTCGATCCGTATCTCGACATCGCCTGGGACGCACCCGACATGGCGGTCGTTCCGAACGACAGCCGGTGGATCCTGAACTACACCGTCGACCCGATCGGCCGCCATCCGTGGTACCAGGCCCTGCCGGAATCGGAGCAGATCCGCATCGGCATGTGGCGCCAGGCCAACGTCGCCAAGGTCGGCCTGCAGTTCGAGTCGATCCTGATTCGCGGACTCATCCAGTACGCGGACCGTCTCGACAACGGCGACAAGCGCTTCCGCTATGTGACGCACGAATCCAAGGAGGAGTGCAATCACACCCTGATGTTCCAGGAGCTGGTGAACCGGATCGACATGCCGACGCCGGGCATGCGCCGTTGGCTGCGTCTTCTCTCGCCGATCATCCCGTTGTTCTCCACTCTCACCCCGACCGTGTTCTTCTTCGGCGTTCTGGCCGGCGAGGAGCCGATCGACCACATCCAGAAGGACTTCCTGCGCGCCGGCCGCGACAGCGAGATGCACCCGGCGATGTCCGCGGTCATGGAGTTGCACGTCGCGGAGGAGGCACGGCACATCTCGTTCGCGCACAATCACCTGCGGACCACCATCCCGAAGAAGGGTCGGCTCGCCAAGTTCGTGCTGTCGCTCGTGATGCCGCTCGTGATGCGCGTGCTGTGCGGCGCCATCGTCGTTCCCCCGGCCGAGTTCGCCAAGGAGTTCAACGTCCCGCGCGAGGTGATGAAGGAGATCTTCTGGGAGTCCGAGCAGTCGCGAGTGTTCCTGTCCGGCGTGTTCGGTGACGTCCGCATGCTCGCCGACCAGTGCGGACTGATGAACCCGGTGTCGCGTCGCGTGTGGAAGGCGCTGGGCATCGACGGCCGCTCGTCGCGGTTCCGCAGCGAGCCCGCCTACACCGCGAGTTGA
- a CDS encoding cation:proton antiporter produces the protein MELVLIVVLCVLAIAAANLLAPRLRIAAPLLLVIFGVVVSYFPGVPRISVDPEIILMGVLPPLLYAAAVAMPSMEFKRDFQAISGLSVVLVVVSSLGLGVVFMLILPEADYATGVALGAILSPTDAVATTTVKRVGAPNRLITVLSGESLFNDASALVMLRAAIAAMAASVSLWGVAVQFVWTVVAAVVVGAVVGWVFIRIRAKIENAVVATAISFVTPYVAYVPTELIEGSGLVAAVAAGLVSGRGAVRHLNAAHRRSDVQNWRLVELLLEGSVFLLMGLELKDLVFDVHESHETIWHALWPAALGFVLLVVLRLIFVIPLVHWTERRAQRVIAREERLEQLQSDLADAEHLDKRRARLVQNRIDRRLADIAYYRMESIGTREGFVVVWAGMRGVVTLAAAQTLPADTPYRSMLVLSAFFVAVGSLMLQGGTLGWFVKKMRLPDQEAQEAAQRRAIGREMASVTQRVMMEPDACGADPQLARSIETVRRLESADGEDEVGEIDYLGDEMVDRRLETAKQLRRVRRLIVAEQRKHLLGLRERGSYSSSALTAALDRLDAEELSLDAQAPPASTT, from the coding sequence GTGGAACTCGTCCTGATCGTCGTCTTGTGTGTTCTCGCGATCGCGGCCGCCAACCTGCTCGCGCCGCGGCTGCGGATCGCCGCACCGCTCCTACTCGTGATCTTCGGTGTCGTCGTGAGCTACTTCCCGGGTGTGCCCCGCATCTCGGTCGACCCCGAGATCATCCTGATGGGGGTGCTGCCGCCCCTGCTCTACGCCGCGGCCGTCGCTATGCCCTCGATGGAGTTCAAACGCGACTTCCAGGCGATCAGCGGTCTGTCGGTGGTCCTGGTGGTAGTCAGTTCGCTCGGGTTGGGCGTCGTGTTCATGCTGATCCTGCCGGAGGCCGACTATGCGACGGGAGTCGCGCTGGGCGCGATCCTCAGTCCCACCGACGCGGTCGCGACGACGACGGTCAAACGAGTCGGCGCACCGAACCGACTGATCACCGTCCTCAGCGGCGAGAGTCTGTTCAACGACGCGAGTGCACTGGTCATGCTGCGCGCGGCGATCGCCGCCATGGCCGCGAGCGTGTCCCTGTGGGGCGTCGCCGTCCAGTTCGTGTGGACGGTGGTCGCCGCCGTCGTCGTCGGTGCCGTGGTCGGCTGGGTGTTCATCCGCATCCGCGCCAAGATCGAGAACGCGGTGGTCGCCACCGCGATCTCGTTCGTCACGCCGTACGTGGCGTACGTGCCCACGGAACTGATCGAGGGCTCGGGCCTGGTCGCCGCGGTCGCTGCCGGGCTGGTGTCCGGTCGAGGCGCGGTCCGACATCTGAACGCCGCGCACCGTCGGTCGGATGTGCAGAACTGGCGGCTCGTGGAACTGCTCTTGGAGGGCAGCGTCTTCCTGCTCATGGGTCTGGAACTCAAAGACCTGGTCTTCGACGTGCACGAGAGCCACGAGACGATCTGGCACGCCCTGTGGCCGGCCGCCCTCGGATTCGTCCTGCTCGTGGTGCTGCGGCTGATCTTCGTCATCCCGCTCGTCCACTGGACCGAACGGCGTGCGCAGCGCGTGATCGCGCGCGAGGAACGGCTCGAGCAGTTGCAGAGCGACCTGGCCGACGCCGAACACCTCGACAAGCGTCGCGCCCGACTGGTGCAGAACCGCATCGATCGTCGACTCGCCGACATCGCCTACTACCGGATGGAGTCGATCGGCACCCGCGAGGGATTCGTCGTGGTCTGGGCGGGGATGCGCGGTGTGGTGACCCTGGCCGCCGCTCAGACGCTGCCCGCCGACACCCCGTACCGCTCGATGCTGGTGCTGTCGGCGTTCTTCGTCGCCGTGGGCTCGCTGATGCTGCAGGGTGGCACGCTCGGCTGGTTCGTCAAGAAGATGAGACTGCCCGACCAGGAGGCTCAGGAGGCGGCCCAGCGCCGGGCGATCGGCCGCGAGATGGCTTCGGTGACCCAGCGGGTGATGATGGAGCCGGACGCGTGCGGTGCCGATCCTCAGCTCGCCCGCAGCATCGAAACGGTACGTCGGCTCGAGTCGGCCGACGGGGAGGACGAAGTCGGCGAGATCGACTATCTGGGCGACGAGATGGTCGACCGCCGCCTCGAGACCGCCAAACAGCTGCGCCGCGTCCGACGGCTCATCGTGGCCGAACAGCGTAAACATCTGCTCGGCCTCCGCGAACGCGGCTCGTACAGTTCCAGCGCGCTCACCGCGGCGCTGGACCGTCTCGACGCCGAAGAGCTCAGTCTCGACGCGCAGGCTCCGCCCGCATCGACCACCTGA
- a CDS encoding universal stress protein, which produces MSLILVGVDGSDTSKDAVKWAAKAAAAEKLPLKIVAAYTSTTSDYAPGLVIPQDVIDAIRAEATEAVQKAADIAREEADGIEVSGSIVEGDAARVMLEIGEHAHMIVLGTRGLGSVKGLFLGSVSTSVAAHAKGRVVIVPAGSTDNDGPIVVGVDDSATSDPAVAEAYRQAGLRNRELTAVHTWTPLDADALHGFGLDQAEIDEMSRQAVEAVSERMAGYSEDYPDVEVNRVVIPEEPAKAILAAAEDGASMIVMGSRGRGGFTGLLLGSRSQKVLHHAHVPVMIVRK; this is translated from the coding sequence ATGAGCTTGATACTTGTCGGCGTGGACGGTTCGGACACATCGAAGGACGCGGTCAAGTGGGCAGCGAAGGCCGCTGCGGCGGAGAAGCTTCCCCTGAAGATCGTGGCCGCTTACACCTCGACGACCAGTGACTATGCGCCCGGGCTGGTGATCCCGCAGGACGTGATCGACGCGATCCGTGCCGAGGCCACCGAAGCCGTCCAGAAGGCCGCCGACATCGCTCGCGAGGAGGCCGACGGCATCGAGGTCTCCGGATCGATCGTCGAGGGCGACGCCGCGCGGGTCATGCTCGAGATCGGTGAGCACGCGCACATGATCGTCCTGGGCACCCGCGGACTGGGCAGCGTCAAGGGACTGTTCCTGGGTTCGGTCAGCACCAGCGTCGCCGCGCATGCCAAGGGACGCGTCGTGATCGTGCCCGCCGGAAGCACCGACAACGACGGCCCGATCGTGGTCGGCGTCGACGATTCGGCCACCAGCGACCCCGCCGTCGCCGAGGCGTACCGCCAGGCAGGTCTGCGGAACCGCGAGCTCACCGCGGTGCACACGTGGACCCCGCTCGACGCGGACGCCCTCCACGGCTTCGGGCTCGACCAGGCCGAGATCGACGAGATGTCGCGGCAGGCCGTCGAAGCGGTCTCCGAGCGCATGGCCGGATACTCCGAGGACTACCCCGACGTCGAGGTGAACCGGGTCGTGATTCCCGAGGAGCCGGCCAAGGCGATCCTGGCGGCCGCCGAGGACGGCGCGTCGATGATCGTGATGGGCAGCCGCGGTCGTGGCGGCTTCACCGGTCTGCTTCTCGGCTCACGCAGCCAGAAGGTGCTCCATCACGCACATGTGCCGGTGATGATCGTCCGCAAGTGA
- a CDS encoding MFS transporter, whose protein sequence is MKQLPRGLWVLLAANVVIALGYGLIAPALPIFASDFGVGVTAATVVVSAFAMMRLLFAPPTGRLVSLLGERRIYLTGLLIVALSTLACSFAQAYWQLLVFRAAGGIGSTMFSVSAMALLIRLAPPQIRGRASGYYSAGFLIGNLAGPLLGAALVDVLGLRLPFAVYAVALLIAAAVVAIAMPAVPPPAQTQPGAAAPLPAATFAEAIRWPEYRAILAANFAQGWASMGVRVAVVPLFVEQGLGRSGGWAGIVLACYAAGNIVAIMVSGRLSDRFGRRPVMIPGLTVAAASTLVLGWSPNVETVLVLTAVAGVGSGLFAPTHQAALGDLLAKRARGGSALAAYGMSSDMGTVAGPIAAGFVADRWGYGPSFVLTGCVVVLALILWLFARGDTTRAVTVTSNSATTSDDPTPRSR, encoded by the coding sequence ATGAAGCAGCTCCCACGCGGACTATGGGTCCTGCTGGCGGCGAACGTCGTCATCGCTCTCGGCTACGGGCTGATCGCTCCCGCCCTACCGATCTTCGCCAGTGACTTCGGTGTGGGCGTCACGGCCGCGACCGTCGTCGTATCCGCCTTCGCGATGATGCGGTTGCTGTTCGCGCCGCCCACCGGTCGCCTGGTCTCCTTGTTGGGGGAGCGGCGGATCTATCTGACCGGTCTGCTCATCGTCGCGCTCAGCACCCTGGCCTGCTCGTTCGCCCAGGCCTACTGGCAGCTGTTGGTCTTCCGCGCGGCGGGCGGCATCGGTTCGACGATGTTCTCGGTGTCCGCGATGGCACTGCTCATCCGTCTCGCACCGCCGCAGATCCGTGGCCGGGCGTCCGGTTACTACTCGGCGGGCTTCCTGATCGGCAACCTCGCCGGACCGCTGCTGGGCGCCGCACTGGTCGACGTCCTCGGGCTGCGCCTGCCGTTCGCCGTCTACGCCGTCGCCCTGCTGATCGCGGCAGCCGTGGTGGCGATCGCGATGCCCGCCGTCCCGCCGCCCGCCCAGACCCAGCCCGGCGCCGCGGCGCCGCTGCCCGCCGCGACGTTCGCCGAGGCGATCCGATGGCCCGAGTACCGCGCGATCCTGGCGGCCAATTTCGCGCAGGGCTGGGCGTCGATGGGCGTCCGCGTCGCCGTCGTCCCGCTGTTCGTCGAACAGGGACTCGGCCGTTCCGGAGGGTGGGCGGGCATCGTCCTGGCCTGCTACGCGGCCGGGAACATCGTCGCGATCATGGTGTCCGGTCGGCTGTCTGACCGGTTCGGGCGGCGCCCCGTGATGATCCCCGGACTGACCGTCGCCGCCGCGTCGACACTGGTGCTCGGCTGGTCGCCGAATGTCGAGACGGTCCTCGTGCTGACCGCCGTCGCGGGTGTCGGGTCGGGGCTGTTCGCACCCACTCACCAGGCGGCGTTGGGCGATCTGCTCGCCAAGCGAGCGCGCGGCGGTTCTGCGCTGGCCGCCTACGGCATGTCGTCGGACATGGGAACGGTGGCCGGACCGATCGCGGCGGGGTTCGTCGCCGATCGGTGGGGGTACGGGCCGTCGTTCGTGCTGACCGGATGCGTCGTCGTGCTGGCGCTGATCCTGTGGCTCTTCGCGCGCGGCGACACGACGCGCGCCGTGACCGTCACGTCCAACTCGGCAACCACATCTGACGACCCCACTCCACGTTCGAGATAG